Below is a genomic region from Sorghum bicolor cultivar BTx623 chromosome 9, Sorghum_bicolor_NCBIv3, whole genome shotgun sequence.
GAGACAGGTACTGTGTGCTGTGAGACATGATGTATCAATACTGTCCCAACCAACACATTGTAGATCATGCCGAGTATTGAGTTGACCTCATAGTCCATGTGCCTCGAGGACATGAGCCTCGAGGGAGTACTTCCCGAGAGGAGAGCAAAAGTTCCACCTAGAGTAGTGGCCAAAGGTGAGGTCAAGGATGAGAGGCACCAGGGTGCGGACGATCTGTACAGTGACCGTTTGGGCATTGACATAGAGGTTGGCCAAGGCAGCGGTCTCATGGAGGAGTGGATCATGAAGAAGAGGGGGTCATGTCCATGGACTCCAGTCAAACTCACCACGATCATCATTGGCCTAGATGGTGGTGTGATCCCTGGCTACACGCTCCAAAGTGACATGCCCATGGACATGGTCAATGGCGTCCTAGTGATCCTTGGCAGTGGTGGCGGCTTCATGCTCAGTAGCCTCTAGTGGCAGTGATGTGCTAGGCGCATGCAACTTCCTCAGCTTTGGTGGCTGTCACACACAAGCTATCAGCAACTGCAGCAACCTTGGCGCACTCAGCATCAGTGGTGGCGCCAAGGGAAGCAAAGGTGGGAGGTGGCAGCTCAATAGGCGTGATAGCTGGAGGGTGGAGTTAGGGCTTGAGCAGAAGCAGAAGGTCGAAGATCGACCAGCCTAATACCATGTAAGAATATAGCATGAATTGATGGATTGATTGCAGAGGATAAAAGGTTATACATATATATCGGCAAGGATGGCCTAGGTTTGGCTTATAGAAATGGAACCAATCTATAGTAATCCGCCTATAATGACTGAATTAATAACTGCCCTAATAACCTAATTATGTGTGGATGCATGGCCTATAGTGACATCAACTGAGCAGCCCATTGGGCCAGCTACTATGTGTAGAGCCACATAAAGATACCCtcaatttcaaaaaaaatgtcGTGGTACCCACCACCGACTAAACAAAAGATGAACAAGCTAGTTCAGTGTTTTCAAGAACTTGCTCGATTCCAACTACTGAGGTGCAACTCCTCTTATCAAAATCTATGTCCCAAACTCAATAATAGCAACCTTTATGGAAATTAGTCATATATTCAACCCTTGTTATTTTATGAAATTTAAGACTTCAAAGTTAAATAGCAGTTAGCCTAAAAAAATTCTTGATCAATAGCATGTGACCAAATGATGAGGCATTTCTATCAAAATAAAAGAAAGTGGACGCTAAAAGGTCTTCACAGTTAAATAAAGCATTGGATGGTGGAACATTTCTATTCAAATGATCAAATCCACAATCAAATCCATTTGCTTCCAATGATATCTCGCTTGCTATGATATCGCAATGGCTCAAAATGTTGTCTTTTGAAAGTGGCGTTGAAACATAATGATACAATGAAGTATCTCTAGATCCATgtttgaagaagatgaagcatTATTTTTACCTGAACTAGTAAAAATGGCAAGTCCAGTTGACCAGAAGGTGCATCTCCTGACCCATGTAGCTGCTTATTTTGTCGAACCAAGTTTTGGAGACATGCATacttaaaaaaaaacttgtaAGATTCACAAAGCATGAGGTAACATAACAAATAAATGAGTTTCAAAACATTTCAAATTCAACATTGAAAAATGAAAGAACAAATATAATTACTAACTAACTCTGCAATGGAGAAATACACTTAACAATGCGTGGCTCATCTACTAAAAATGGCTTCATACTAATGTTTTGGAAGATGACTTACAATGATTAATTCTGATCGCGAGACGCTTGTAGCCCAAAAGTCTACTGAACAGCTAACTAGATAAAAAAAAGATCATTCAGCCATACAGGACCCTCCAAAATATATGTTCATTCCGTCCCTAAATAAGTGTACATCTCATATTTTGAGACAATTATTTTAAGTTTCAATATCTGTGTATCCAAATAGGTTTACTACAAAAATATCTAGCGTGGTTAATCTAATGATGCTTAATTAGTATCCATGGATATtagttttttagtatatttgatcaaacttggGATTGGTTGACTCCTCGAAATGTGAGACGTGCACTTATattttggaacagagggagtatttcTGAAATCCATGTAGCAACTGAATAACTTTTGCTTTAATTATACAATCCAACATAAACTCAATTGTATCCCTGCCTTTTGCTCTAACAATGTAAGAAATGAGCAGAGAAGGCTAGACATTCTGTATGCACCTGGTTGTTGTGGCGCATAATTAAGCATGCAGAAGCGCTTCCAAATTTAAGATCTAGAAGAATTAAATTTTTGTAATGCAATTCTCGAGATAGTCTCATGGACAAATATAGTACAATTATTTTTTAGTTCAATAGAAAAAATCTACGATGCTAGGTATTTCATGTTTAAAAGTGTATGAATCAAAAGTACTGCATAATAGATCACTAGTCATAGTTTTATATAAGATTCGGGGACACAGAGATTATTCATATTATCATTTGGCTTATATCATGAGGATATTAAGATAGAAGGGAAGAGTCAATTCTTACTTGTTCTTGTAAATCCTGCAGATATGCATTTTTCTTATTAATCCGAGCTTTCAGTCCATGACCTCTGTCTGCAACATATGCATAAACTTAATGCAATGAGCAGAAAGGGTCAAACTTTCAGCAAATCTACATTATTAGAGATAAGAAGCAGAACCTTCAATTCTTCCATATCATTCATACTTGTCCTGGGCAAGCCTCTCCACTGTATTTCCTTTTTATCTTTAGATATAATTTCCGTAGCTATTAGGACATTCAGCGCATCATAAACTCTTCTTCGAATATTTttctcatcatgttgttgctgcatGCTTAATATAATCAGAATGGGCATTTAACTACTTGATAAATCACTAACCAAGAGTCATATAGTGTTTTTTTTTACCGGGCAGGGATTATCAGGATCTGGAGAGTCAATATTAATATTGAGATTTGAAAAGTCAGCAACCAATTCATCTGCCACCTGAAAAATGCAGTCAATATGCATAAATTTTCTGATGCTACTATAGATCGATAGAAGGAGATGCAGGAGAACAGGAATGCATTGGTTTCATTTAACTAAATAATGATGTCAAGGAGGAACCAAAGCAGAATCTCTATTCCACACTGTTAAACCAAGATATATTCCTGGTATAGATCGATATCCAATATTGCGAAGTTGTGACAACCCCACAAAAGTCTCTTCCCAGAATATTGTTCATTAGTTAAGAGTTATTCATTTTCTGAAAAATAAGAAACTATAAACAATAGTTTGATGCTGTTTGTGTTTTTCATGCACCAGAAAGGCACTGATATTGACAAGAGGTGGCAAATCCAGTAGCAGTTTACTTAGGCTTAGGCATACCAACATATGATGTACTCCTTCACTGGAAATCGTAATTCCTTTTGGCCTTTTTGATACATAAATTTTACTATACACCTAGACATAGCATATATCTAGGTGCAGAGCAAAACTATGCACTAAGAAAAGCTAGAGTGATCtagaatttggaatggagggagtaaataTATAACAGTATATTTGCCACCGCCTCTTATCAATATCAGCGGTCTTCTGGAGATACCAGGAATTCTGCTGAAAATCCACACATGTGAAAAGTATTATGGGGTGAATGGTTAAACACATGTGGTTTACATGTAAACTTTGGATATCTTTGTGCTACTCCTATAGCCATACCTTAATGTTCACTGGCTGCTTATACTAATTTCTGCTTTACAAAAAGGGATGTTATACAATGTAACTGTACCAAATAAGGTATAGCTAACATAGAAATGAGAGTGGATACCTCATTGCAGGTTGTTCTTCCTTTGCTTTCGACTATCTCACGGACtgaaaaagaataaataaaaatTTCATGGAACTTGTAACACTAGCATGCAATGAACTCCAGCTCAATAAATTGGCCTCAAGCATAGTACAACACAGTACagcacatgtatgatacaaacaaatcaaagaaacatttttaaaaaaatgtggCAGGCGCAGttgtaaaaaaaagagagattttTTATGTCAATCTCATTTCACTTATGTATAAGTGGTAAAGGAATTCTATAAACCACCTCTCATGCTCAATTGGCGCAATCCACGGCCATTTTTGTCAGGACCAACTGCCTGTGCCCCTCTCTTTTTCTTGTTGCTGCATCATAAAGAGAGAACCAGTCGTCTTTTAGAAACGTGTTACGTAAATGGCTAGATAAATAAGTGAAAATAAGATATAATAGCAAATATGAAACAGTAGCAAGCTGAAGTTACAACATGGTAAAGCAAAAACAAAATGTAAGTTATTTAAACATTACTAGTTCTAGAATCTAGATCAATCAATAAGCTAGAATATGCAACCTCGTTATAAATATACACCTAAAGAAATCGACAAGGGATACCAAATTAATTAAAGGTGGCAAAAAAAACAGTTAAGATGCCACAAGAGCTATAAAAAGGACAGATTCCAGAGTTTCCATTTCACGATAGAATGaacaaatatatacaaaaccaaATACAGTTAAGATGCCACAAGCACTAGCTACAATTCCCAATATTAATAACAATGAATCGAGAAACAAACCTATCTATGAATTAATTTATCAAGGATGCAATTACACTAACAACAATGTTGTGTGGCTTGTTTTAACATGCTTGTGTAGAGGAGCCACGACAATTTAGTCAGGTTCAAAAGGATCGATCCTCTAAACACAATAGCTAGCCACCACTTCCACCAATTCGGCAATTCCCACAACCCTGAAATCTGAACAAGCTAAAGACCAGACATAAGGCAAATCTAGAGCAGGAACAAGTCCAGATCGGCAATGGTTATACCATCTACACGATAAAAACCCCTTCGCTCAAATCAAACCAGCAAAAACACCACTACTCACGCGGCACATCACACAGCAGTTCCTCTCAGCAAGTAGGTAATTAAGGAGGGAAAGCCAATAAAACCCCAAATCAAGCAACGATGGAATCAAGCCGGCCGACGACGAGGGGGTCACGTACCTCGCGGCTGCTGGTTGCGACGATGGCGTGTCGTCGCCCTGGATGTCAAGTCCGTTGAGGCAGCGGGCGACGGTTCTCTCGTTGCCTGGCGTGGAGGGCGCGGTGCAGCCCCTGTCGGAGGGggagccgccgccaccaccacgggTGGGCGCGGAGAACATCATGGCGAGCTAGGACTAGGATGATCGACCGGACTTGGGGGCGGAGGCCGGAACCGGAAGAGGGGAGAAGGAGAAACCCTAGCACGACGCGACGACAAGTGCGACGGAATTGTATTGATCTGCTGTGTTGTTTGTGTCATGTAGTACGTAGATTACAGCAGTGGATGGGCTGCGGCCACACTGCACGGACAGGAGTGATAGATGCGCGGAGAGATGGAGCGATCGATCGAGGCGCCTGGGAGCTAGTATAGCTAGCGTGTGCCTGGCCTCATGGCCGGTCTTCAGTCTTGTGAGTTGGCTTCAGGTGCGGACGTATGACCGTCGATCGGCAGGCCCTTGGTAAAAATTAATGTCGGCGAGTTGTTGCGTACGCACTGGGAACAAACATGTAGACAAGGGAAACTTGTTGGGCATGGCGTTTGGCTTCGCTATGAGAGATATTACGTGCATGTGGTTAATCTAATCTAATCTGTGTTACTTGGCGAAGAGAGGCCAATTGCCTCTTTGATTTCCctctattatatatatataacggcAATCTGCTGCCCATCTCGCCGATCGAAAAGTCACCACATGTGTGCTCCTGCCTGGCTCTGCAGCCTCCAGATGCCGATTCTCTTAAGCTGCGACTATGTCATCCAGTTCAGCCAGCAGTCCCTGTTTTCTGGTGAGCGACCAATTTAGATGTATGCATATAAGTGGTAAAACATGGCAAGGTCCCAAGAGCAATCGGCTCCTTCAATCTACAACTGTGCTGAGTCTACCAACAAGACATCATAACCCTCATCGCGCGAGGACACTAACGTTGTCAAGTTACTcgtgacaaaaaaaaaatcaagatgcGCGAGACAGGAAAACCCCACTTGTCACAACACGTGAGATGGGAAACCCTCGCTCATCAGTCACAAAAAAGAGGCGCAAGATGGGAAACCCCGCTCATTGCAATGTGCAAGATGGGAACCCCCTACTCATTGCGATGATGAAAACCAAGACGCGCGAGACAGGTAAAATCCCACTCATCGCATACTCGCAATGTGGAAGATGGGAAAACCCCGCTCGTCGTGATGCGCGAAAGGGAACCCCCTGCTCATTGTGATGATGAAAATCAAGACGCGCGAGACAGGTAAAATCCCACTCATCGCAAACTCGCAATGTGGAAGATGGGAAAACCCCGCTCATCGTGATGATGAAGAACATCAAGATGCACGAGATGGAAAGCCCCGCACGACGTAACACGTGAGACGAGAAACCCTCGCTTGTCATGATGATGAAAAATCAAGACGCATGAGATGGGAAAACCACGCTCTCACAGTGCGTGAGACGGGAAACCCCCGCTTGTTGCGATAACAATAATGAATGAGTCAGGATTGCCCTGTTCGTTGCTATGAAAAATATCGACACTTGGAGGCTGTCGATTCAATCTCATGAGCAGGCGTTGTCTAGTACCGACTAGGCTAGACGAAACTACGGCCAAGTGCCGATGACGCAATGTCACTACTCCATCGACACGTCCCAATTAATAGGATCTGACACATTGCTCTTGGACATCGACGAGGCAAAAGCAATTCACACAAGTCCGTGTTAATGAAGACAGGCATATATGACTAGGCACCGAAGATATAAAAGTCATCCCCTTTGTCAACATAAATTTCGTTTACTCGAAACATGGCGATGGTGATGTCGCATATAGCCGATGATGATCAAATATTTGACGATCATAAAGCGCAGCATAATCGGAGCTTTTCCGCAAGCTCGCCTTGCATATGTAATTAATCTGACGTGCCCAACAAGCCTTAGAAATTGGTGAACTACATGGTTTTCTACAAGTCAGACTCCTTAAACATGACACTAAAGACGGAAGACATTGTTCATTGATCATGTATTTTGTATATTCAAGAAAGAATTAATGAAATATATGGTTCTAAAATGTGTGCATGGGACCATGGGTCTCTCTTGCaatataattattttatttatgtcTTCATGTGGTTTTCAATCAAACACGCTAgggctttgtttttttttttttttgaaccagGCTCAGTTGGTGGCATCAATGAAAACGAATAAGGCGCCGATATTCTAGTAATTTCGAAATGATAGTAGTCGATCGGAAAATATATTAAGAACCATCGGAATCCATGAGAACGATATCCTGAAAACGATAAACACGCCAAATCGTCGAACATGAAAAGATCTATATAACTCGACCTATCTCACATGACAATGATAAATAAAGCCATAATTGACAAGATCACAAGTTGAAACGATACAATTCACACCATCTTAGGTCTCAAACGGTAGCAAACCACGCAACAGTACGATAATTCTAAAACCACAATATAAATGATCATGTTCCAAGTTGACTCGACATAGCATAGTGATCAAAACACGAATTATTAGAGTTTCTCTTGGAGGTTGTAGCCTGTAGGCTTCCTAAAGATGAATGTCAGGCATGTCATTAATTAAAGACCTTTGAATCGATAATTATCAACAGTATACCAGTTAAATACAGGAATCTTCGAAAACGGTTGGAAGAAGGCAAAATCATTTTCGCTTTCATTTTTGATTATTTTTATCGTTATCATTTTTGTTTTTTCGGTTACCGTTATCATTTTTGTTTAAGCCTAAAAATCAGAAAAAACTCAAAAACAATTTCCAAAAGTCGAAGATtatcattttcgtttttatcccTATGGATGTATGCCTACGCCTGTGTCACCATGCGGTGTCTCAGAGGTCCTGGTGCAGCCGATGGCGAGACAGTCTGATTCTACTACCTCGACCAAGCTCTTCAATGTACCCCGAAGATGCTGTCGAGGATGTCCATAATGGTTCAGCTACACCGTCTCCTTACATGATCAACTACTACCACTACCATTACTTGTCATTCGACACCGATAAGACGAACGACACAGGCGAGTAAAGTTGATGTTCCAGCTATGCTACACCGGCCCAtggactgatcagatcatagaGATCACGCCAATGCCACCACCAACACCACACGCATGGACACATGAAGCAAAGACTGAAGATGATGACCACAAAAGCTTAATCGAAGGTACTTTGTGAGCCTGACTCGTATAGGTAATTAAATGGGAGTTTTTCGAGGCCCCATGAACTATAAAGACCATATCACAAGTGAGGCTAGGGAGCGTGCATTCATATCAGTGACCTCTATTTGTATTTTGATTAAATATGAGTAAAGTGTGTTCTCTTTTGTCTTTTGTTTGTGTACTTTAGTACAGTGGCACACCCGTGTTTTATTATGCGCAAGAGATCCTCCTTGAGTGTTTTTTTTCTGTCCAAACAGTGTAATTTAAATTCTGAATTCTTATATCCGTAATTGATTTCCTAATGCTGTCGTCCTTGCAGGAGTTTCTTAGCGACAAGGGCATGCATGGaattgagtgccatccacaaCGCCACCATGATTTCCTGATCTTGCTTagaacatatataaataaaaaggtaCTGTAGTCCAGCAAAATCTCATGATTGTTTTCAGTACATAGTCTATGGTTCTAAGACATTGTTTGATATATTGAAATATACTTCCAGGTCTGCCTGTCCATAATATCCTACTAAATATTCATGCTTTTTTGTCATACGCATTGCAATCTTGAAATAGTTATTGAGTGTAACCACACTAGAATGCTCTCTTGCAACCAGTTTCAGCACTGAAGTAATAAATATTTCAAGAATACAGCTATATTTCTTCTATTCTGAACTTGTAAAATATTACAATGATGTGAGTGTATCTGCTGATTTGAGTGCATCTACACGAAAGCAGGTACCCTGTAAGTTAAGAAACCAAACATGTATTCTCATTTGCTCCGTGAGTAACTAATTAATAAGATAGCTACCCCATATATGGATAAAAAATAACATCATGGTTTTTATCTCAACTCTATTTTACTCTTGTCATCATTTCACCTGTATTTGTTTTATGGAGCAAAGCCTACCTTCTATAAAATTCTGTAGTTGCACTTTATTGTACTATGCTCAAGTTAAAGTAAATTTATTATATTGTGCTCAAGTTTTTACTTTAACATTAATTATGATTTTATAATTATTATGGTTGAAGAGACATATGGTTATAGTTGATGAAGGATTTACTTCATATATGTGatgatgaatattatttataatcttgttatgttcatttgcaaCAATAATTTAATATATAAATATTGAATGAGATAACAACAAAAATCTCCTCGTCGCAATAAACCAAAATGCATCAATTGTTGTTTGTCGCGATATTGCCATGTAGGTTGTGCCATGTAGCAAGACTTAGTCACCACAACCAATGTTCCATTGCAATAGCACTTGTTGCAACAAAACAATTTACGTGGAAACAAAAGTTATTGCAGTGAAGTATTGTGTGTGGCAACTGTAGATATAGCCACAAAATGATTTTCGTTGCATGAGATCTTATTGCAATGGAACATAGGTACGTGGCAATTAGTTCTATTATTGCAATATTTGCATTTTCTTGCAACAAAATGTTTCATAGCAATATTATCTACTGCAACAACATAATAGTGTTGCAGTATTTGCATTTTATTGCAACAAAATGTTTCATAGCAATATTAGCTACTGCAATAACATGTGTCATGGCAATAATTATTGATGCAACAATGATATTGGTTGCAATATCTGTTATTGCGACCATATCATGTGTGGCATTTGAGGATGCATTGCATCCGACGACGGCTATAGGTTCCTCGTCGCTTGACATCCGCATCTTGCCACTCACCCTCACAGTCATTGACTCATAGTCATAGGTCATAGCCTGTAGAGTCTACGCTAGAATGAAGGTAAAATTGGCGGTTGG
It encodes:
- the LOC8067300 gene encoding transcription factor-like protein DPB, which translates into the protein MMFSAPTRGGGGGSPSDRGCTAPSTPGNERTVARCLNGLDIQGDDTPSSQPAAASNKKKRGAQAVGPDKNGRGLRQLSMRVREIVESKGRTTCNEVADELVADFSNLNINIDSPDPDNPCPQQHDEKNIRRRVYDALNVLIATEIISKDKKEIQWRGLPRTSMNDMEELKVLGHGLKARINKKNAYLQDLQEQYACLQNLVRQNKQLHGSGDAPSGQLDLPFLLVQTRPHATVEVEMSEDMQLLHFDFNSTPFELHDDSDVLKAMGLSGKIRKADCTQAPVVNGGECSTSTPNRDKRS